The uncultured Methanomethylovorans sp. genome contains a region encoding:
- a CDS encoding deoxyhypusine synthase: MEPHKIDIFTLNPTKPLDVTDRSIAQLVDGMLYTGFQGRKLAESVQAWDNMLKEEKLTVLMGLSGAMVPAGMRKIIVHLIKNRMIDCLVSTGANLFHDCHEAMGKRHFVGSHLANDEELFRHGVDRIYDVFAFEEEFRHTDYLIANFAKTLHGRRMSSREFIALLGKRICEEGNGDESIVGSAYKYGVPVFVPALGDSSIGIGLTIARREGVDVDLDQIKDVDEITRIVETSDKTGVVYVGGGVPKNFIQQTEVVASIMGADIAGHDYAIQYTTDVPHWGGLSGCTFDEAVSWGKIAAGAKKVQVFVDATIALPIVIHALHEKNLHVKRKFPQFIWQDNGKLDIDFNTS; this comes from the coding sequence ATGGAACCACATAAGATCGATATTTTCACTCTAAACCCAACAAAGCCTTTAGATGTTACGGACAGGTCTATAGCCCAACTCGTCGATGGAATGCTATATACAGGATTCCAAGGTAGGAAGCTTGCTGAATCTGTACAAGCTTGGGACAATATGCTCAAAGAAGAAAAACTTACCGTCCTGATGGGACTCTCAGGTGCAATGGTACCTGCAGGGATGAGAAAAATAATAGTACACCTTATTAAAAACAGGATGATTGATTGCTTAGTAAGCACAGGAGCAAATTTATTCCATGATTGCCATGAAGCTATGGGAAAAAGGCATTTTGTTGGTTCTCACCTTGCCAACGATGAAGAACTCTTTAGGCATGGAGTTGACAGAATATATGATGTTTTCGCTTTTGAAGAAGAGTTCAGACATACAGATTACCTAATAGCTAATTTTGCAAAAACACTTCATGGGAGAAGAATGTCATCAAGAGAGTTTATAGCCCTGCTTGGAAAGAGAATATGTGAAGAAGGCAATGGAGATGAGTCCATAGTTGGAAGCGCTTACAAATATGGTGTGCCCGTATTTGTACCTGCTCTTGGAGATAGTTCAATTGGAATTGGATTGACCATTGCAAGAAGAGAAGGGGTTGATGTTGATTTGGACCAGATCAAGGATGTAGATGAAATTACTCGTATTGTGGAAACGTCTGATAAAACCGGAGTAGTCTACGTCGGCGGAGGAGTACCAAAGAACTTCATACAGCAGACAGAAGTTGTGGCTTCAATAATGGGTGCGGATATTGCAGGACATGATTATGCAATACAATATACTACAGATGTTCCTCACTGGGGCGGGCTATCTGGATGTACTTTTGATGAAGCAGTGTCTTGGGGTAAAATAGCTGCAGGTGCAAAGAAAGTTCAGGTCTTTGTAGATGCTACAATTGCACTCCCTATTGTGATACATGCATTGCATGAGAAAAATTTGCATGTGAAAAGAAAATTCCCACAATTCATTTGGCAGGATAATGGGAAGCTGGATATCGATTTCAACACATCCTGA
- a CDS encoding ArsR family transcriptional regulator, with protein MNKRTRIINDPSELVPLLQIFGSKRHKKVFDALLNLWMTKDELEETLGTDVAQSIKILKKSGLIESQWHMPEPGKMPQKEYHSSYSKVQTNFQCTVEDMSDIIMLTFKPYEEVKDAIEELEKLVIEGNESMSSLTRALNKSPMYIRAVARRSDILAVMGQRIKEVEDKE; from the coding sequence ATGAATAAACGGACAAGAATTATTAATGATCCTTCCGAACTTGTACCACTCCTCCAAATTTTTGGGTCGAAGCGGCACAAAAAAGTATTCGATGCCCTTTTAAACTTATGGATGACAAAGGATGAACTTGAGGAAACGCTGGGAACGGATGTTGCACAGAGTATAAAGATACTGAAGAAAAGCGGTTTGATAGAGAGTCAGTGGCATATGCCGGAACCGGGCAAGATGCCACAAAAAGAATACCACAGTTCCTACTCAAAGGTCCAGACAAATTTCCAATGTACTGTGGAAGATATGAGTGACATAATAATGCTGACATTTAAACCCTATGAAGAAGTAAAAGATGCCATTGAAGAGCTAGAAAAACTCGTGATTGAAGGTAATGAGTCCATGAGTAGTCTGACAAGAGCATTGAATAAAAGCCCTATGTACATCCGTGCAGTCGCACGACGGTCTGATATATTAGCAGTGATGGGGCAGCGCATAAAGGAAGTCGAGGACAAGGAATGA
- a CDS encoding MarR family transcriptional regulator produces the protein MIELLSSKSGITKFQILIEVAAHQPNVRQKEIAEKIGVTPQAVSEYIKELVAEGLVSSEGRVRYRITKQGVEWVLENAAEMKRYARFVMSDIISHVSTWTAIAEEDVNADQEVYLTMRNGLLYVSTQDVTNATGTTISSALKGEDVGVTDLMGLIDLENASITVCKIPRVERGGSKNVDLERLKNLVRSKSYLATIGVESLIALRRVGREPDVMFGAKESVIEAAFHGLSSLVLAIDEEVPGILSRLENEDLEYELVDLSVH, from the coding sequence ATGATCGAACTTCTTAGTAGTAAGAGTGGTATAACTAAGTTTCAGATACTTATAGAGGTAGCTGCACACCAGCCTAATGTACGTCAAAAAGAGATAGCTGAAAAGATTGGCGTAACTCCTCAGGCGGTCTCAGAGTACATAAAAGAGCTTGTTGCAGAAGGATTAGTGAGCTCAGAAGGAAGAGTAAGGTATCGGATCACAAAACAAGGAGTCGAATGGGTTCTGGAAAATGCCGCCGAGATGAAAAGGTATGCTAGGTTTGTGATGAGCGACATCATCAGTCATGTGTCCACTTGGACTGCCATTGCTGAAGAAGATGTGAACGCGGATCAGGAAGTGTATCTTACAATGAGGAACGGCTTACTTTATGTGAGCACTCAGGATGTCACTAACGCTACTGGTACAACCATTTCCAGTGCATTGAAAGGAGAGGATGTAGGCGTCACTGACCTGATGGGACTTATAGACCTAGAAAATGCAAGCATTACCGTCTGCAAGATACCACGAGTAGAGAGAGGTGGATCCAAGAATGTTGACCTGGAGAGGTTGAAGAACCTTGTCAGATCAAAATCGTATCTTGCTACAATTGGAGTTGAATCGCTAATAGCTCTTAGAAGAGTAGGAAGGGAACCAGATGTAATGTTTGGAGCAAAAGAGTCTGTGATAGAAGCAGCATTCCATGGCCTTTCCTCATTGGTACTTGCTATCGACGAAGAGGTTCCGGGCATATTAAGCCGTCTTGAAAATGAGGATCTTGAATATGAACTTGTTGACCTTTCCGTGCATTAA
- a CDS encoding metallophosphoesterase, translated as MRIIAISDTHIETGVIPKYLADVLAGYDIIVHAGDFTSYECYEAFEAIGKLKAVHGNVDDALIKQVLPEKVIFEAEGIKIGIVHEGALSINDTTALRYLAMEMEVDILIYGHLHRPLIEKSDVLLICPGSPTKPRMSDPCAVEIEIIDGKVSSKIIEITGQSCDYIEYSRKLAEGK; from the coding sequence TTGAGAATCATAGCTATTTCGGATACACACATTGAAACCGGAGTAATACCAAAATATCTGGCTGATGTACTTGCAGGTTATGATATAATTGTTCATGCCGGCGATTTTACATCTTATGAATGCTATGAGGCTTTTGAAGCTATAGGTAAACTAAAAGCTGTGCATGGAAATGTAGATGATGCCTTGATAAAGCAGGTACTTCCAGAAAAGGTTATTTTTGAGGCTGAAGGAATTAAGATAGGAATAGTACATGAAGGAGCATTGTCTATTAATGACACTACAGCCCTCAGATATTTAGCTATGGAAATGGAGGTAGATATACTTATTTACGGGCATCTCCATCGACCTCTTATCGAGAAGAGCGATGTACTTCTGATTTGTCCGGGATCGCCCACCAAACCCCGAATGTCCGATCCATGTGCAGTCGAAATAGAAATAATAGATGGAAAAGTATCTAGCAAAATAATAGAGATAACTGGCCAGTCCTGCGACTATATCGAATACTCACGCAAGCTTGCAGAAGGAAAGTGA
- a CDS encoding RPA family protein: protein MAGYTREVAKRLFAQEFRESNLTFKDGDDQYSPQYLFTPTGAKVNRMFIVGTLTEKEDIGSDSEYWRGRVSDPTGSFFIYAGQYQPEAAQVLAECDTPEFVAIIGKPSTYTTPEGDIRTSIRPESMYIVDGETRDLWVLDTAKATLERLKNLSTSNSDALKAKEHYKTDVKHYTSMVLKALRSLKEEY from the coding sequence ATGGCAGGTTATACCCGTGAAGTCGCAAAAAGGCTGTTCGCTCAGGAATTCAGGGAGTCCAATCTTACTTTCAAGGATGGGGATGACCAGTACTCTCCTCAATACTTATTCACTCCAACAGGAGCAAAAGTAAACAGGATGTTCATTGTGGGAACTCTTACCGAAAAAGAAGACATTGGCAGTGATTCGGAGTATTGGCGTGGGCGTGTATCCGATCCAACGGGTTCATTCTTCATATATGCAGGCCAGTACCAACCAGAAGCTGCTCAAGTACTTGCAGAATGCGATACTCCGGAATTTGTAGCCATTATTGGCAAGCCAAGTACATATACTACGCCAGAAGGGGATATCCGGACATCTATAAGGCCGGAATCAATGTACATAGTGGATGGTGAAACGAGAGATCTTTGGGTACTTGATACCGCTAAGGCTACGCTGGAGAGACTAAAAAATCTCTCCACTTCTAATTCTGATGCCTTAAAGGCAAAAGAACATTACAAGACTGATGTGAAGCACTACACGTCCATGGTGTTAAAAGCTCTTAGGTCTCTGAAGGAAGAATATTGA
- a CDS encoding replication protein A, which produces MNVIVADIRTKFHELGVDIPAEKIDERLEKLIVKFKVPQEEAKRSVVNFFLKEYNISKDKFYGGQGETTFSKVADISEDGKWVNLKVKVVQIWENTHDSISQVGLLADETGTIKFIAWAAAEVPAVEEGRSYIFKNVVSSEWNGKMEVTLNKSSFIEEIADDIHVQSKSKGVASLVKVADISEDGIWVDLKGKIVQLWENTNESISQVGLIGDETSSIKFIKWASAEIPVDLVEGNNYLLRNAVTSEWNGKLEITLNKSSSIEEISDEIEVNTRDTVLTAAMVDIQSGSGLIKRCPQCNRSLTKGACAEHGKVDGVYDLRLKAVLDTGTITQDVLLKREVTEEISGITLEDAIAMAADALDQGVVLEAMKQKLVGKYYKVSGPRVDRYVLVESIEQESILDQKLLEELINEAEVI; this is translated from the coding sequence ATGAACGTAATTGTAGCAGACATTAGGACCAAGTTCCATGAACTTGGTGTGGATATCCCGGCTGAAAAGATAGACGAAAGACTTGAAAAGCTTATAGTAAAATTCAAGGTTCCCCAGGAAGAGGCTAAGAGAAGTGTTGTCAACTTTTTCTTGAAGGAATATAATATTTCTAAAGATAAGTTCTATGGTGGCCAGGGAGAAACAACCTTTTCAAAGGTGGCTGACATCTCAGAAGATGGAAAATGGGTTAACTTAAAGGTAAAAGTGGTTCAGATATGGGAAAATACTCATGACTCCATTTCTCAGGTTGGGTTGCTGGCAGATGAAACGGGAACTATAAAATTCATTGCTTGGGCGGCCGCAGAGGTACCAGCTGTTGAAGAGGGAAGGAGTTATATTTTCAAAAATGTTGTTTCCAGCGAGTGGAACGGCAAAATGGAAGTCACTCTCAACAAGAGCAGTTTTATTGAAGAAATAGCTGATGACATACATGTCCAAAGTAAGTCAAAGGGAGTTGCTTCTCTTGTAAAGGTCGCTGATATTTCTGAGGATGGAATATGGGTCGATCTAAAAGGCAAAATCGTCCAGTTGTGGGAAAATACCAACGAATCAATTTCCCAGGTCGGACTTATTGGTGATGAAACTTCAAGTATTAAGTTTATCAAATGGGCAAGTGCTGAGATTCCTGTGGATTTAGTAGAAGGAAATAACTATCTTTTACGGAATGCTGTAACTAGTGAATGGAATGGAAAGCTCGAGATCACGTTGAACAAAAGTAGTTCCATTGAAGAGATTTCCGATGAAATTGAGGTTAATACCAGAGACACTGTTCTTACAGCTGCAATGGTTGATATTCAATCAGGTTCAGGGCTCATAAAGCGTTGTCCTCAATGTAATCGCTCTTTAACAAAAGGTGCATGTGCTGAGCACGGTAAGGTAGACGGTGTTTATGATCTGCGTTTGAAAGCTGTTCTTGATACTGGAACTATTACTCAAGACGTACTTCTTAAAAGAGAAGTCACTGAAGAAATCTCTGGAATCACTCTTGAAGATGCCATAGCTATGGCCGCAGATGCGCTTGATCAGGGTGTAGTCCTGGAAGCCATGAAACAAAAGCTTGTAGGCAAGTACTATAAGGTTTCAGGGCCGCGGGTTGACAGGTATGTACTAGTAGAGTCAATAGAACAGGAGTCTATTCTGGACCAAAAATTACTTGAAGAACTCATAAATGAGGCTGAGGTGATCTAA
- a CDS encoding amino acid permease, which produces MATIKSQERLGRSLGFFETFAIGTGTMIGAGIFILPSIAISQAGPASIISFLIGGLISIATAISVAELATGMPKAGGSYYFISRAMGASFGAIIGFGAWLALVFKGSFALIGLADYFFVLCPIPILTTSIVAGLILIAINYRGARSSGSLQNIIVIFLLIILSIFVIKGSLMVDKSNFTPFMPFGPTSILTTTGLIFISYLGITQLAALSEEVKNPAKNLPRALIASVVTVTLIYTAIMLVINGTLTFEESINTNTPLVDVAVMIDGPFGKVMIVLAGLFATISTANAAILSSSRFPFAMGRDKLIPEWFVKIHNKHETPHRAIIVSGIVMIILFMIFNVEQLAKLGSAFNILIYVLINVSVIILRKRSLQGYKPTFTDPFYPYTQIIGIVGSIALLPFMGLLPIVFTIFVVFLGAAWYKYYGLGKAFPKYNIFDMLENNVYPSNVTDSSKMKILVPIANPEQEIDLLQLADKMGDEIIGLNVVRIPKQTSLSAARDAFRSSKNTMENLLIEKFEDFPIIVGHERKYIVAFDHSVANSIIEQAEIENVDFIVIGWHELNRLHYSMGNVATKVLALSKNNIVMLNGYFPKKIEIILVAYNNKENSQYGLTLAKRLAKNTGAKIHLLRVVKPTDEEQKKTKIRYELEQIVKDDKDNSISYELKEHYSVENGILGSVDKADMLIIGDSSQRFRLSLLGMLSYNVAKRSNRPVLIVKRHKPLSREGISNALMKKIIKMAHIRNGFKWSMKNNDR; this is translated from the coding sequence ATGGCAACAATCAAATCACAAGAAAGGCTTGGACGCAGTCTTGGATTCTTTGAAACTTTTGCCATCGGAACAGGGACTATGATAGGTGCAGGCATATTTATATTGCCATCAATAGCTATTTCTCAGGCCGGTCCTGCATCTATCATTTCTTTCCTGATAGGAGGATTAATATCCATAGCAACCGCCATCAGTGTAGCGGAGCTGGCTACAGGGATGCCAAAAGCCGGAGGGAGTTACTATTTTATTAGCAGAGCTATGGGTGCTTCATTTGGTGCAATTATTGGCTTTGGGGCATGGCTTGCATTGGTATTCAAAGGTTCTTTTGCACTAATAGGCCTTGCTGATTATTTTTTTGTTTTATGTCCAATACCCATATTGACAACATCTATAGTAGCAGGACTGATATTAATAGCGATTAATTATCGTGGTGCAAGAAGCAGTGGATCTTTGCAGAATATAATTGTGATTTTTCTATTGATAATATTATCAATATTTGTGATAAAAGGATCTTTAATGGTGGATAAATCCAATTTTACTCCTTTCATGCCTTTTGGCCCTACCTCGATATTAACCACCACAGGACTTATATTCATTTCTTACCTCGGCATCACACAGCTTGCCGCTCTCTCTGAAGAAGTGAAAAATCCAGCAAAAAACCTGCCACGAGCTCTTATTGCTTCAGTTGTAACTGTAACACTGATCTATACCGCTATAATGTTAGTAATAAATGGTACTTTAACTTTTGAAGAATCAATCAATACTAACACACCACTTGTAGATGTTGCTGTAATGATAGACGGACCCTTTGGAAAAGTTATGATCGTCCTCGCGGGCTTATTTGCTACAATTTCCACAGCTAACGCGGCTATACTCTCATCTTCCAGGTTTCCCTTTGCCATGGGAAGAGACAAATTAATACCAGAATGGTTTGTTAAAATACACAATAAACACGAAACACCACATCGTGCTATTATCGTTAGCGGAATTGTAATGATAATACTTTTCATGATATTTAATGTGGAACAATTAGCTAAATTGGGAAGTGCATTTAATATTCTGATATATGTGCTGATCAATGTCTCAGTGATAATCCTGAGGAAAAGATCACTTCAAGGTTATAAGCCTACATTTACTGATCCATTTTATCCTTACACACAAATAATAGGTATTGTAGGAAGTATTGCACTATTGCCCTTTATGGGATTGCTGCCCATAGTATTCACAATATTTGTAGTATTTTTGGGAGCAGCCTGGTACAAGTATTATGGATTAGGAAAAGCATTTCCAAAGTATAATATATTTGATATGCTTGAAAACAACGTTTATCCATCAAATGTTACAGACAGTTCAAAAATGAAGATACTTGTCCCAATAGCTAATCCAGAACAGGAAATTGACCTATTACAGCTAGCCGATAAGATGGGAGACGAGATAATTGGTCTTAATGTGGTTAGGATTCCAAAACAAACAAGTTTATCTGCTGCAAGAGATGCATTTCGTAGTAGCAAAAATACTATGGAAAATTTATTAATCGAAAAATTCGAAGATTTCCCTATAATAGTTGGTCATGAAAGAAAATACATAGTAGCATTTGATCACAGTGTTGCTAATTCAATAATAGAGCAGGCAGAAATTGAAAATGTTGATTTTATTGTAATAGGCTGGCATGAACTAAATAGGTTACATTATTCAATGGGAAACGTTGCAACTAAAGTGCTTGCCCTCTCAAAGAACAACATAGTTATGCTGAATGGATACTTCCCTAAGAAAATAGAGATAATACTGGTTGCTTATAACAATAAAGAGAACTCACAATATGGACTTACCCTTGCAAAAAGATTAGCTAAGAATACAGGAGCAAAAATACATCTACTTCGAGTAGTCAAGCCAACAGATGAGGAACAGAAGAAAACTAAAATTAGATATGAACTTGAACAGATAGTCAAAGATGACAAGGACAATTCCATCAGTTACGAACTCAAAGAACATTATTCTGTAGAGAATGGTATACTTGGATCAGTTGACAAAGCTGATATGCTGATAATAGGGGATTCAAGCCAACGATTTAGACTTTCTTTGCTTGGAATGTTATCATACAATGTAGCTAAAAGATCAAATCGACCTGTATTAATAGTAAAACGACATAAACCACTTTCAAGAGAGGGTATTAGTAATGCCCTTATGAAAAAGATTATAAAAATGGCGCATATAAGGAATGGATTTAAATGGTCCATGAAAAACAATGATAGATAG
- a CDS encoding IS5 family transposase, translating to MNDLTDFALKEEYKRLQSVGDKLAEIESLIDWKPFHPILESMYSNKTASGGRPEADVIVMFKMLVLQQWHGLSDAELERQCIDRISFRKFLSFPEYVPDSTTVWSFRKRIIDNGKEEQIWTEIQKQLDALGLKIKKGMIQDATFIHSTPGHAKADEPRGKEAKTRRSKDGTWTKKGSKSFFGYKLHTIIDKDYELIRRFKTTTASVHDSQIDLSELNEVVYRDRGYFGAVAKGFAATMQRAVRGHPLEIGDILRNERISSQRAPGERVYSVVKEVFNAGKVLVTTVERVNVKMLMTAFCFNLHQLKTLKHKGII from the coding sequence ATGAATGATTTAACTGATTTTGCTCTTAAAGAAGAATACAAACGTCTCCAATCTGTTGGAGATAAGCTTGCTGAAATCGAATCATTGATTGACTGGAAACCATTTCATCCCATTCTTGAATCGATGTATTCTAATAAAACAGCTTCAGGCGGTAGGCCTGAAGCTGATGTCATCGTCATGTTCAAAATGCTTGTACTGCAACAATGGCATGGTCTTTCTGATGCTGAACTTGAGCGACAATGCATTGATAGAATCTCCTTCAGGAAATTTCTTTCATTTCCTGAATATGTACCAGACAGTACAACTGTCTGGTCATTCCGAAAGAGGATTATCGATAATGGAAAAGAAGAGCAAATATGGACTGAAATACAGAAGCAGCTTGATGCTCTTGGATTGAAGATAAAAAAAGGAATGATCCAGGATGCTACTTTCATCCATTCAACTCCAGGACATGCTAAAGCAGATGAACCTAGAGGAAAAGAAGCAAAAACAAGAAGAAGTAAGGACGGAACCTGGACAAAGAAAGGCAGTAAATCCTTTTTTGGTTACAAGCTCCACACGATCATCGATAAGGATTATGAATTGATCAGAAGATTCAAAACAACAACTGCATCAGTCCATGATTCTCAGATAGATCTCTCTGAATTGAATGAAGTTGTATACAGAGATAGAGGATATTTCGGAGCAGTTGCAAAAGGTTTTGCTGCAACAATGCAAAGAGCTGTGAGAGGACATCCATTAGAAATAGGAGACATTCTGAGAAACGAAAGAATCAGCAGCCAAAGAGCTCCAGGAGAACGAGTATATTCTGTGGTCAAAGAAGTATTCAATGCAGGAAAAGTTCTTGTAACCACAGTGGAAAGAGTAAATGTAAAGATGCTTATGACAGCTTTTTGCTTTAACTTACATCAGCTGAAGACACTCAAACATAAAGGAATTATTTAG
- a CDS encoding aldolase: MISIKTSDIKVPLDVPKEAHETYIENYMEMTKGTGRLMLFAGDQKVEHLNDDFYGEDTAVDDNDPEHLFKIAKQGKIGVFATQLGLIARYGMDYTDVPYLVKINSKSHLVPTKQLDPFSNQWYDVNQIAEFRENSKLKILAVGYTIYLGSEFEADMLAQAAQIVYDAHQYGMLIVLWIYPRGAAVADEKDPHLIAGATGVGACLNADFVKVNYPKKEGCSSAEVFKEAVLAAGRTKVVCAGGSSDDPKAFLKKLHDQIHVSGAMGNATGRNIHQKPLDEAVRMCNAIYAITVEGTTAEDALNIYNDK; this comes from the coding sequence ATGATTTCAATCAAAACCAGTGATATTAAAGTGCCTTTGGATGTACCAAAAGAGGCTCATGAAACGTATATTGAGAACTATATGGAAATGACAAAAGGCACAGGCAGACTCATGCTTTTTGCAGGTGACCAGAAAGTAGAACACCTAAATGATGACTTCTATGGAGAAGATACTGCTGTAGATGATAATGATCCTGAACACCTGTTCAAAATAGCAAAGCAGGGGAAAATAGGCGTCTTTGCCACCCAGTTAGGACTTATCGCAAGATATGGAATGGACTATACAGATGTACCATATCTTGTGAAGATCAACTCTAAGAGCCATCTGGTTCCAACAAAGCAGCTGGATCCCTTTAGCAACCAGTGGTATGATGTAAATCAAATAGCAGAGTTTCGAGAAAATAGTAAACTGAAGATACTTGCAGTAGGCTATACAATATACCTAGGTAGTGAATTTGAAGCTGATATGCTTGCTCAGGCTGCACAAATCGTGTACGATGCACACCAGTATGGAATGCTGATAGTACTCTGGATATATCCAAGGGGTGCTGCCGTAGCTGATGAGAAAGATCCTCACCTTATTGCAGGTGCAACTGGTGTCGGTGCTTGTCTGAATGCTGACTTTGTCAAAGTGAACTATCCAAAGAAAGAAGGCTGTTCATCTGCAGAAGTATTCAAGGAAGCTGTACTGGCTGCTGGCAGGACAAAAGTAGTCTGTGCCGGAGGATCAAGTGATGATCCAAAAGCTTTCCTGAAGAAACTGCATGATCAGATACATGTAAGTGGTGCAATGGGTAATGCCACTGGCCGCAACATCCACCAGAAACCACTGGACGAGGCAGTTCGTATGTGTAATGCTATATATGCGATTACTGTAGAAGGCACAACTGCAGAAGATGCTCTAAATATCTACAATGATAAATAA
- a CDS encoding DNA-binding protein: MAEREVAQRLFAKEFNDSTLSLVSVSSDDSSDVNSPNLLISTTGVRINRVFVAGVITEVENLGSEAGKERDLWRARISDPTGVFIVYAGQYQPEAAIFLSTVEVPSYVGVVGKARIYEPEKGLVFISIRPEEINNVESATRDRWVVDTADLTLKRLDLLSELLSSEMHGEDLADSLKIKGIDFDSSEAILDSIEFYGTNQEYISEFKQSIRESLVSIKENTGVQIKQNEDTEYVILEILKELDQGKGVQYSCLLEEAKLRGIREEVSDTGVRSLLAKGECYEPKIGILKLI; the protein is encoded by the coding sequence ATGGCTGAAAGGGAAGTGGCTCAGAGACTTTTCGCAAAAGAATTCAATGATTCTACTTTGAGTCTTGTAAGTGTTTCTAGTGATGATTCGTCTGATGTAAATTCTCCCAATCTGCTGATCTCTACCACGGGTGTGCGTATCAATAGGGTCTTTGTAGCAGGAGTAATTACAGAAGTCGAGAACTTGGGTTCAGAGGCCGGAAAAGAACGTGATCTATGGAGGGCTCGTATCTCTGATCCAACTGGTGTTTTTATAGTCTATGCAGGTCAATATCAGCCCGAAGCTGCCATATTTCTGTCTACAGTGGAAGTACCTTCTTACGTTGGTGTGGTCGGCAAAGCGAGGATATATGAACCAGAAAAAGGTTTGGTGTTCATATCTATAAGGCCAGAGGAAATCAACAATGTAGAAAGTGCTACTAGGGACAGGTGGGTAGTAGATACTGCAGATCTGACGTTAAAAAGGCTTGATCTTCTAAGTGAACTCTTGTCAAGTGAAATGCATGGCGAAGATTTGGCAGATTCTCTGAAAATAAAGGGAATAGATTTTGACTCAAGTGAAGCTATTCTGGATTCCATTGAATTCTATGGTACTAATCAGGAATATATTTCAGAGTTTAAACAAAGTATTCGCGAATCCCTGGTTTCCATTAAGGAAAATACTGGTGTTCAGATTAAACAAAACGAAGATACTGAATATGTAATTCTTGAAATTCTTAAAGAACTTGATCAAGGTAAAGGTGTGCAGTACAGCTGCTTGCTGGAAGAAGCCAAGTTAAGAGGTATCCGGGAAGAAGTTTCAGATACAGGGGTCAGGTCTCTCCTTGCTAAAGGAGAGTGCTATGAACCCAAGATAGGTATTTTGAAACTCATTTGA